In Neisseria brasiliensis, the following proteins share a genomic window:
- a CDS encoding KdsC family phosphatase, producing MQSLSPELQQRAAAIKLLILDVDGVLTDGHIYIRDTGEEIKSFHTLDGHGIKMLAASGVQTAIITGRDAPSVGIRVQQLGIAYYFKGIHDKRAAYAQLREQAGMAEHECAFVGDDVVDLPVMVRCGLPVAVPEAHWFTREHAAYITQRPAGKGAVREVCDLIMQAQGTLQPALDEYIK from the coding sequence ATGCAGAGCTTATCCCCCGAATTGCAACAGCGCGCCGCCGCGATTAAATTGTTGATTTTAGACGTGGACGGCGTATTAACCGACGGCCATATCTACATCCGCGACACCGGCGAGGAAATCAAATCTTTCCACACGCTCGACGGCCACGGCATCAAAATGCTGGCAGCCAGCGGCGTTCAGACGGCCATTATTACCGGCCGCGATGCGCCATCGGTCGGCATTCGCGTGCAGCAATTGGGCATTGCCTATTATTTCAAAGGCATCCACGATAAGCGTGCGGCCTATGCCCAATTGCGCGAGCAAGCGGGCATGGCGGAACACGAATGCGCGTTTGTCGGCGATGATGTGGTCGATTTGCCGGTGATGGTGCGCTGTGGTTTGCCGGTGGCTGTGCCTGAAGCGCACTGGTTCACGCGCGAACACGCGGCCTACATCACCCAACGCCCTGCCGGTAAAGGCGCAGTGCGCGAAGTGTGCGATTTGATTATGCAGGCACAAGGCACCTTGCAGCCTGCTTTGGACGAGTATATTAAATGA
- the lptA gene encoding lipopolysaccharide transport periplasmic protein LptA: MMPKIFKAAALSALMISAPAFALQSDSRQPIQIEADQGSLDQANQTTTFSGNVIIKQGTLNINAANVTVSRNDKGDQLMKANGSPVRFSQQLDGNKGTVNGQGNQVEYASATGLVKLTGNAKVQRGGDVAQGAVITYNMRTEVYTIHGGSKQAGVKSPAKSGRVSVVIQPTSTK, encoded by the coding sequence ATGATGCCAAAAATCTTTAAAGCCGCCGCATTGTCTGCTCTGATGATCAGTGCGCCTGCTTTCGCGTTGCAAAGCGACAGCCGCCAACCGATTCAAATCGAAGCCGACCAAGGCTCGCTCGACCAAGCCAACCAAACCACCACTTTCAGCGGCAACGTCATCATCAAACAAGGCACGCTGAACATCAATGCCGCCAACGTGACCGTGTCGCGCAACGACAAAGGCGACCAGCTGATGAAAGCCAACGGCTCGCCCGTACGCTTCAGCCAGCAGCTTGACGGCAATAAAGGTACAGTCAACGGCCAAGGCAACCAAGTCGAATACGCTTCGGCCACCGGCTTAGTGAAACTCACCGGCAATGCCAAAGTGCAGCGCGGCGGCGATGTCGCCCAAGGCGCGGTGATTACCTACAACATGCGCACCGAAGTCTATACCATTCACGGCGGCTCGAAACAAGCCGGCGTAAAATCACCAGCCAAATCCGGTCGCGTGAGCGTGGTGATTCAACCGACTTCAACCAAATAA
- the lptB gene encoding LPS export ABC transporter ATP-binding protein, whose product MTAQASRLVAQGLQKSFKKRQVVKDFSLEIESGEVVGLLGPNGAGKTTSFYMIVGLIAADGGSVTLDGQELRHLPIHERARLGVGYLPQEASIFRKMTVEQNIRAILEISMKDKSGIDGEIDKLLADLNIERLRHNPAPSLSGGERRRVEIARVLAMKPRFILLDEPFAGVDPLAVIDIQKIIAFLKSRGIGVLITDHNVRETLSICDRAYIISEGTVLASGKPDDLVNDEKVRAVYLGENFKY is encoded by the coding sequence ATGACTGCACAAGCCAGCCGCCTTGTCGCCCAGGGCCTGCAAAAAAGTTTCAAAAAACGCCAAGTCGTGAAAGATTTCTCGCTTGAAATCGAAAGCGGCGAAGTGGTCGGCCTGCTCGGCCCCAACGGCGCGGGCAAAACCACCAGCTTCTACATGATTGTCGGCCTGATTGCCGCCGATGGCGGCAGCGTCACGCTCGACGGCCAAGAATTGCGCCACCTACCGATTCACGAACGCGCACGCTTGGGCGTGGGCTATCTGCCGCAAGAAGCGTCGATTTTCCGCAAAATGACGGTCGAGCAAAACATCCGAGCCATCTTAGAAATCAGCATGAAAGACAAAAGCGGCATCGATGGCGAAATCGACAAATTATTGGCCGATTTGAACATCGAGCGCCTGCGCCACAACCCTGCACCGTCTTTATCGGGCGGTGAGCGCCGCCGCGTGGAAATCGCCCGTGTTTTGGCAATGAAACCGCGTTTTATTCTGCTGGACGAACCTTTCGCCGGTGTGGATCCCTTGGCCGTTATCGATATTCAAAAAATCATCGCCTTTCTCAAATCACGCGGCATCGGTGTGTTGATTACCGACCACAACGTGCGCGAAACCTTGAGCATTTGTGACCGCGCCTACATCATCAGCGAAGGCACGGTATTGGCCTCGGGCAAGCCGGACGACTTGGTCAACGACGAAAAAGTGCGTGCGGTTTACTTGGGCGAAAACTTCAAATACTGA
- the hpf gene encoding ribosome hibernation-promoting factor, HPF/YfiA family, producing MNLKITGLNFDVTEAIKNYVSEKLERINRHAANVISVAITLSVEKVNQKAEADLHLAGKDLHVEAVEQDMYAAIDVLMDKLDRAVLKHKEKSNDARAPRPADVVGDEQE from the coding sequence ATGAACCTGAAAATTACCGGTCTGAATTTTGATGTTACCGAAGCGATTAAAAACTATGTGTCTGAAAAATTGGAACGCATCAACCGCCATGCCGCCAATGTGATTTCTGTGGCCATTACCCTCTCGGTTGAAAAAGTGAATCAAAAAGCCGAAGCCGATTTGCACTTGGCCGGCAAAGATTTGCACGTTGAAGCGGTAGAACAAGACATGTATGCCGCGATTGATGTGCTGATGGATAAATTGGATCGCGCAGTATTGAAGCATAAAGAGAAAAGCAACGATGCCCGCGCCCCACGCCCTGCCGATGTGGTTGGCGACGAACAAGAATAA
- the rpoN gene encoding RNA polymerase factor sigma-54, with amino-acid sequence MNPNFGLKLKQTQQLNQRLQQALRVLQMSNQDIEREIEDWLQENPLLERPESDEFSEAEFNNSLSAALPRSNQIGGDDAEDAWLNVAEEEDFNAYLHAQVCEHPLSKTEAAHVHILIDFLDEQGYFTDSLSEVIDHTPLEWMLDEDDLQNALDILQTFDPPGVAATDITESLLLQLMRLPASPERQLAGHLIQSSFDELGKNRQQNIQRFQKMYPESTPRTIQTALDLIASLNPYPAYGFASAEPTAYIQPDVWVKETADGWKISLNEAAWPKIQINREYTELLQEIESASPEWKEKLNEARQKIDSLELRKSTVIRLAEYIVERQEDFFIFGEIGLVPMLLKDAATELELAESTISRAANQKYLACPRGLFALRYFFTQAVSTDSNNEGVSQGAVKAMLKQLIDSENAHKPHSDEALVQLLKQQGVELARRTVAKYRESLDIPPAHKRKLIG; translated from the coding sequence ATGAATCCCAATTTCGGCTTAAAACTCAAGCAAACCCAGCAGCTCAATCAAAGGCTGCAACAAGCCTTGCGCGTGTTGCAGATGTCGAATCAAGACATTGAGCGCGAAATAGAAGACTGGCTGCAGGAAAATCCCTTGCTCGAACGCCCCGAATCCGATGAATTTAGCGAAGCCGAGTTCAACAACAGCCTTTCCGCAGCCCTACCGCGCAGCAACCAAATCGGCGGCGACGATGCCGAAGATGCTTGGCTCAATGTTGCCGAAGAAGAAGATTTCAACGCTTATCTGCACGCGCAAGTATGCGAACACCCACTTTCCAAAACCGAAGCCGCGCATGTCCACATTCTGATTGATTTTCTCGACGAACAAGGCTACTTCACCGACAGCCTGTCGGAAGTGATCGACCACACCCCGCTGGAATGGATGCTGGATGAAGACGATTTGCAAAACGCGCTCGACATCCTGCAAACTTTCGATCCACCCGGCGTGGCCGCCACCGACATTACCGAATCCCTGCTGTTGCAACTCATGCGCCTGCCTGCCTCGCCCGAGCGCCAACTAGCCGGCCACCTGATACAAAGCTCATTTGACGAACTGGGCAAAAACCGTCAGCAAAATATCCAGCGTTTCCAAAAAATGTATCCCGAATCCACGCCGCGAACCATTCAGACGGCCTTGGATTTGATTGCTTCACTCAACCCTTATCCGGCTTACGGTTTTGCCTCTGCCGAACCGACTGCCTACATCCAGCCCGATGTGTGGGTTAAAGAAACGGCAGACGGCTGGAAAATCAGCCTCAACGAAGCCGCTTGGCCAAAAATTCAAATCAACCGCGAATATACTGAGCTACTACAAGAAATCGAAAGTGCCTCACCTGAATGGAAAGAAAAGCTGAACGAAGCACGCCAAAAAATCGACAGCTTGGAATTGCGCAAAAGCACGGTTATCCGCTTGGCAGAATACATCGTTGAGCGACAAGAAGATTTTTTCATCTTCGGCGAAATCGGCCTCGTGCCCATGCTGCTCAAAGATGCCGCCACCGAATTGGAGCTGGCCGAATCCACCATTTCAAGAGCCGCCAACCAAAAATATTTAGCTTGCCCACGCGGTTTATTTGCGTTACGCTATTTCTTCACACAGGCAGTCAGCACCGACAGCAACAATGAAGGCGTGAGCCAAGGCGCGGTAAAAGCCATGCTCAAACAATTGATCGACAGCGAAAACGCGCACAAGCCGCATTCCGATGAAGCCTTGGTGCAGCTCTTAAAACAACAAGGCGTTGAACTCGCCCGCCGCACCGTCGCCAAATACAGGGAGTCGCTCGATATTCCACCTGCGCACAAGCGCAAGCTTATCGGCTGA
- the lptC gene encoding LPS export ABC transporter periplasmic protein LptC, translating into MKIRWQYGLAFPLILAVALGGLSAWLGRISEIQTEEVQLNPDEPQYWMGGMEGKRFDEQGNLQEHFTATEAFQLPNSKDVHFRSPKLDVHQQGKLAYQVEGKEGLYNTDTRVAVFQKEVLLTKPADGTHPAGTVKTEFIHVDTQAQFAQTEHPVEFAYGQSHGSSVGMTYDHTKGLLNFPSKVKATIYDAKNL; encoded by the coding sequence ATGAAAATAAGATGGCAATACGGCTTGGCCTTTCCTTTGATTCTGGCCGTCGCACTCGGCGGCCTGTCGGCTTGGCTCGGCCGCATCAGCGAGATTCAAACGGAAGAAGTGCAACTCAATCCCGATGAGCCGCAATATTGGATGGGCGGCATGGAAGGCAAGCGTTTTGACGAGCAAGGTAATTTGCAAGAACATTTCACCGCTACTGAAGCGTTCCAATTGCCCAACAGTAAAGACGTGCACTTCCGATCACCTAAATTAGATGTACACCAGCAAGGCAAGCTAGCGTATCAAGTGGAAGGCAAAGAAGGCCTGTATAACACCGATACGCGCGTCGCCGTGTTCCAAAAAGAAGTATTGCTGACCAAGCCGGCCGATGGCACCCACCCTGCCGGCACGGTCAAAACCGAATTTATTCATGTCGACACCCAAGCCCAGTTTGCCCAAACCGAGCATCCGGTTGAATTTGCCTACGGTCAATCCCACGGCTCCTCAGTCGGCATGACTTATGACCACACCAAGGGTTTACTCAATTTCCCATCAAAAGTGAAAGCCACGATTTATGATGCCAAAAATCTTTAA